The nucleotide window CATGTGCCCACTACTTCCATGCCTTATTCACCcatagagttaaaaaaaaaaaaaaaaaaaaaaaaaggaagcaggGACTTGACTGTAGGTTTATTGGGGTTAGACAATACAAACTGTTCAGTgtttaaatcacaaaaaaaaggagcagaCTGTCATCATTTCTATTCTGTCTAGAACTATAATGAGCTACCATGCATTAATGCAactctgaaaaaaattatttgtacaTACTGTGCAGATTTTGTGAACAACAGGTAAGTCGTTTAGAGCCAGACAGGTATTAAGCCTGGTGCTAGATCCTCAAATGGATTCTCCAATTAAAGTCACATTTAGTGCAAGACGAGACATAATCCCTGTCTGGGCAACATGTCCCTAATGATTAAGTTTCCCTTTTCAAGGTTAAACAGTTTAAAGACATTCGCCCTCAAACCTTTCAGCACAGCGTTGCCATTATCAAAATGCTTATAGacaaaattatgaaaaatgggtttccccacaacacacacagttgaaTACCCTGCGAGTGACTAAAAAAGGTAAATATACTAAACAACTGAAGAGAGACCCCAGACTACTGAAAGGTACAACCACAATAGGACACTTCAAGGTGTCCTACAAGCACACATATacaaaaactacacaaaaaGAGGTTTACAGATATTCATGTAACGATATGCTTTGGCATAACAAACTGAATTTGCTCAGCAAGAATCCAGCCAAACGCAATGTGCATGTAGCTTTTAATTGTGGGGCAAGGACAAGGTGTCTCAGCAAGGGAGCCTGTCAGAACCTTCCGCCAGAAACCCACAGGGCTTAAAGAATTAGAGGGCGTCAGTTCTGCAAGAGTGATGCTGAATACAGTACGTTGGTACAGTAACCTCGCGCTGCGGGAAGATCACCTTCATTACTTacgctgcgttttttttttttttctttttctgaataCCACACAAAGAAAACAACTCAATATATACACAGCTTGCAAGCAAGGCTAACTGGAAAACATCAAAGGAATGCAACTAATGAACGTAAATCACGCTATGATTCTCCacaatttataatataaaagtaaCAATGCGAAACTGCTTTTGCAACAAATTCTCAAACgataaatcaaaaaaaaaaaaaaaaaaaaaaaaggcaatgtTTCATGCCACGTAACCACCTGTGGGTTCATtgtaaaaaattgtattaaagaAAAATCAAAACAGGGCTTATCGAAGTAGGCTGAACCAGATGTACTGGTGCTCATTCAGGAAAGACCCGACTGGTCCTCAAGACCAATCAAGATGGACCTGAGCAAACCAGATCTCCTTCAAACCTTTACACACAGGGGCAGCCTTACTTAGCAAAATGTGCGTGAAAGCTTAAGGCCACTACAAATAGGCATACGAGTTAGTGCAGCGGCACGGGATCTGCATAGAGGCCACAGTGAAGATCTCCAGCTCCTTGGGTGCTGAAGAGGAGCTGTCCATTGGCCCCGGCTCCATGTCCTGCTCTAGCAGACTCTCACATCCGTTGGGCCCGAAGGGGAAGGCTCCATTCCCGTCTGAGGCTGGGACAGGAAAGGGCTCCATGTGCATCGCCTCCATTAGGTCCTCCTTCCCAGAGCCATTGATCATCTTGATTGGGAATTCCAATGCTATGGAATATCAAAAACAATGATGGCAACAGTGAGCCAGGATAATATGACagtccaaaaagaaaaaagaaaacccgtGACTTACTGTCAGTTCTGGCTTTCTTGATATGATCCGATTCCATGCAATCAAGGGACCTCTTTCTACTGGGCGCCCTGTTAAGAAGGCTCCGCCCCAGGGCGAGAGTGCTTGCCCTGTTGAGCTGGGTGAGCTGCTGGTTTTGAGCATTGGAAAGGAGCTGGGCGCACTCCTGAAAGCCCTGGGCGTGGGCCAGATCTGCAGCGGTCAGCCCACTAGCGTTCCTCAAACTGCACAATAAAAAGACTCCATGTCAGCATCCCCCCTCCGGAGCAGACGTGCACTCTgacagccacacagaacacacacacacacacatccagaccCTGTCCATACATGAAGATTGAACAATTTAGGCAAACATCTCAAGCTCTAGGCCAATTGGAAATAGCTGCAATAGAACATGATAAAATTTCACTCATTTCACTCAAAAGCCCCTGAATCAGAATACTGCAGATATTGCATTGAACCGTCTGTGTACCCACGAGGATGAGACTTAAGTGAGATCCAGAACAAATTAACTCACCATCTTGGGTCAGTTTGCTGTTCAAAGATTAAGCATGATCCAGTGAAGATCAaattcaaaaatgcttttagtccAAGACCAGGCTTAATCCATAAATTTAAAACTGACACCATACAGGACTCAAATTAGAGTATGGAGTGGTAAGATAGATCCAAACTTCCAAGTACCATTAGAAATAGAACATCTTTAAAAAGGTGTCTACAGTCCAACATGCAGGGATTTGTGTCTTCTGGAACTACAACACACAGATCTGAAGAAAAGACCAACGCagattaggattttttttaatgaagatcCCAAGTATGTTCATTCAAAATCAGAATGCATGTGATCTTCACCAGTAAGAGGTACATTCAGAGAGAACCTCATCTTCTTATGATAAAAGACAACATCAATCAGAGTTGAAAACAGGAGAAAGATTCTGTAGTCCTCTTTGAGATCTTTAAGAAAGAATTCCATTGGAGTGGAGAATCATTGGTTGGAATTGAATGCCTGATCGGAtcgtaaaagaaaaatatggtAAGAAATGACTCAAGGAAAAGAATAAGACAACACAAATGGCAGGATTCTGATTCAGTCAAGGGTtcaaaatcagttttgtcatgTTCTACTGCAGCAGCAATCTGGGGCTGTTTGGAAGTGCATGAATGAACAAACTGCTAATTGCTACACTTACCCCACTGATCCTGTAAACAGGATTATTTGCCCAATCCTACCCAGTCTTTTTATACCAGCTTTTGAATGTCACACTGGGTGGCACCTTACAGTGTCTGCATTCTCCATCCTgacttacatttaaatatatatctgtgtgAAATGTGAGAGCAATCTATTCCTGTTATATAGATTCATGTGCTTACGGCCCCATCACACATGGGGCTATGATCTGATAAGGATTCGACTCGGGAGAGGGAAGAatttggttcttttttaataattcctGCTTCATAGCTGCAGACATGGTAAATATGAGGTGTCTACAAACCATCTCCCATTAAACACAGAGAGATACAGGAAGTCACtctgaaaaaagaaatttcATAAAGCAGCTAATTATCATCTGAGCAGGAACAAACCTCCCACGGT belongs to Denticeps clupeoides chromosome 9, fDenClu1.1, whole genome shotgun sequence and includes:
- the ankrd10b gene encoding ankyrin repeat domain-containing protein 10b isoform X2 — translated: MSAGVESGFSSEEVLSVRFPLHRACRDGDVGALAALLQRATDAAELAVEDSFYGWPPLHWAAHFGKDYVGETPIHKAARAGSIECINTLLMQGAKADLRNASGLTAADLAHAQGFQECAQLLSNAQNQQLTQLNRASTLALGRSLLNRAPSRKRSLDCMESDHIKKARTDTLEFPIKMINGSGKEDLMEAMHMEPFPVPASDGNGAFPFGPNGCESLLEQDMEPGPMDSSSSAPKELEIFTVASMQIPCRCTNSYAYL
- the ankrd10b gene encoding ankyrin repeat domain-containing protein 10b isoform X1, which produces MSAGVESGFSSEEVLSVRFPLHRACRDGDVGALAALLQRATDAAELAVEDSFYGWPPLHWAAHFGKLECVVRLVQVGCGINLVTTRFAQTPAHIAAFGGHPECLLWLLRAGADINRQDYVGETPIHKAARAGSIECINTLLMQGAKADLRNASGLTAADLAHAQGFQECAQLLSNAQNQQLTQLNRASTLALGRSLLNRAPSRKRSLDCMESDHIKKARTDTLEFPIKMINGSGKEDLMEAMHMEPFPVPASDGNGAFPFGPNGCESLLEQDMEPGPMDSSSSAPKELEIFTVASMQIPCRCTNSYAYL